A genomic segment from Glycine max cultivar Williams 82 chromosome 1, Glycine_max_v4.0, whole genome shotgun sequence encodes:
- the LOC100776278 gene encoding LOW QUALITY PROTEIN: conserved oligomeric Golgi complex subunit 6 (The sequence of the model RefSeq protein was modified relative to this genomic sequence to represent the inferred CDS: inserted 3 bases in 2 codons; substituted 1 base at 1 genomic stop codon), protein MGTSVADLAPGLSRKLKKVQESRIDTPYLLSSLNTLSSFYDDNTPQARRNLRSTIEKRALSINCEFLDASHAAQLALDSVENEVDSLAACCDRIAKALNSCSASTADIIGTTKRLKQELETTTQXEIVACFLRDYQLSPEEINALREEELNENFFKALSHVQEIHANCKVLLRTHHQRAGLELMDMMAVYQEGAYERLCSWVQAECXKLSDTDNPEVSELLKTAVRYLRERSVLFKYCAEEVANMRHNALFRRFISALTRGGPGGLPRPIEVHAHDPLRYVGDMLGWLHQALASERELVAVLLDPDTITDSGPKQFSNNSEDGSGKTESDLMFVLDRIFEGVCXPFKLRVEQVLQSQPSLIVSYKLSSTLEFYCYTISDLLGRETALCNTLWALKDAAQNTFFDILKGRGEKLLRYPPLVAVDLSPPPAVTEGVSVLLEIIDNYNSMMVPASGQKPAFGPVISAILDPIVQMCEQAAEAHKSKGAGHSSRRSGMSFDCGQLTKSSVDAILSNSSSVSSSLSQPVLFLLVKHCYHIRLLVYNIHTKVSSGWMQLKGFHDIFYSSFKKTDSTTHY, encoded by the exons atgggaACCTCGGTGGCGGATCTAGCTCCGGGTCTGTCACGGAAGCTGAAGAAGGTTCAAGAATCTCGGATCGACACGCCCTATCTCTTGTCTTCGCTCAACACGCTCTCTTCCTTCTACGACGACAACACTCCTCAGGCGCGTCGCAACCTCCGATCCACCATCGAGAAGCGCGCCCTCTCCATCAACTGCGAATTCCTCGACGCTTCCCACGCCGCGCAGCTG GCCTTGGATAGCGTGGAGAACGAGGTCGATTCGCTCGCCGCGTGCTGCGACAG GATAGCAAAGGCTTTGAATAGTTGTAGTGCTAGCACTGCTGACATTATCGGTACCACAAAGAGGCTCAAACAAGAGCTTGAAACTACTACACA AGAGATTGTGGCATGTTTCTTACGTGATTATCAGCTCTCCCCTGAAGag ATAAATGCACTTAGAGAAGAAGAGCTgaatgaaaactttttcaaggCATTGTCTCATGTCCAAGAGATTCATGCCAATTGCAAAGTGTTGCTTAGGACACATCATCAG CGTGCTGGTTTAGAGCTGATGGATATGATGGCTGTGTATCAAGAAGGAGCTTATGAGCGCCTATGCAG CTGGGTTCAGGCGGAAT AGAAATTGAGTGACACTGACAATCCGGAAGTTAGTGAGCTTCTGAAAACTGCTGTGCGCTACCTCAGGGAAAGATCTGTCCTTTTCAAATATTGTGCAGAAGAG GTAGCCAATATGAGACACAACGCACTATTTAGAAGATTTATAAGTGCTCTTACACGTGGAGGACCTGGTGGATTGCCTCGACCAATTGAAGTGCATGCTCATGACCCACTACGATATGTCGGTGATATGCTAGGCTGGTTGCATCAG GCCTTGGCATCTGAACGTGAACTTGTAGCTGTATTACTTGATCCAGATACAATTACCGATTCTGGTCCAAAGCAATTCTCCAATAACTCTGAGGATGGCTCTGGGAAGACAGAATCTGACTTGATGTTTGTTCTTGATAGAATTTTTGAAGGAGTATGTTGACCATTTAAATTGAGAGTTGAACAAGTTTTACAGTCTCAACCAAGTCTTATAGTATCCTACAAACTCAGTAGTACACTTGAATTTTACTGCTACACT ATCTCAGATTTACTTGGGCGAGAAACTGCACTTTGTAATACACTATGGGCACTGAAAGATGCTGCTCAGAATacattttttgatattttgaaaGGCCGAGGGGAAAAGCTTTTGCGGTATCCCCCACTTGTTGCTGTTGATCTTTCCCCGCCACCAGCAGTGACGGAAGGGGTATCTGTACTTCTTGAAATTATCGACAACTACAACAGCATGATGGTTCCTGCTTCTGGCCAAAAACCTGCTTTTGGTCCAGTTATATCTGCTATACTGGATCCAATAGTTCAG ATGTGTGAACAAGCAGCGGAGGCACACAAGTCAAAGGGAGCTGGCCACTCATCAAGAAGGAGTGGGATGAGTTTTGACTGTGGTCAACTTACTAAATCATCAGTTGATGCAATTTTGTCAAATAGTAGCTCTGTGTCTTCCTCACTG TCCCAGCCAgtcctttttttattagttaaacatTGTTATCATATCAGATTGTTGGTGTACAAtattcatacaaaagtttcatCAG GTTGGATGCAATTGAAAGGCTTTCACgatattttttattcctcttTTAAGAAG ACCGATTCGACCACCCACTACTAA